One Sphingomonas endolithica DNA segment encodes these proteins:
- a CDS encoding LysR family transcriptional regulator, whose product MADLGDLSTFLAVARAGGFREAARAGGGSASGLSEAVRRVEAKLGVRLFHRTTRSIAPTEAGAQLIAQLSPALAEIDAALDGVNRFRDSPAGTLRLNVPVSAARLILPGIIPPFLAAYPHIRVEVTADSGLVDVLGGGFDAGIRYDERLEQDMIAVPIGPRQQRFATAAAPAYLGRHGTPAHPRDLLDHACLRGRSPSGTMEPWEYERDGEIVRVDPTGPLVVQIGAAVELAVDAALAGSGIICLFEEWLRPHLDSGTLMPVLEEWWQPFSGPFLYYAGRRNLPAPLRAFVDFITRSSKL is encoded by the coding sequence ATGGCCGATCTTGGTGACCTCAGTACCTTCCTCGCCGTGGCGCGCGCCGGCGGATTTCGCGAGGCGGCGCGTGCCGGTGGCGGGAGTGCCTCCGGGCTGAGCGAGGCTGTACGCCGCGTCGAAGCGAAGCTTGGCGTACGGCTGTTTCACCGCACCACGCGCAGCATCGCACCGACCGAGGCAGGCGCGCAGTTGATCGCGCAGCTATCGCCTGCACTCGCGGAGATCGACGCCGCACTCGACGGCGTGAACCGCTTCCGCGACTCGCCGGCAGGCACGCTGCGGCTGAACGTCCCGGTCAGCGCCGCGCGGCTCATCCTGCCAGGGATCATCCCGCCCTTCCTGGCCGCCTATCCCCATATCCGGGTGGAAGTGACCGCCGATAGCGGGCTGGTCGATGTGCTCGGCGGCGGGTTCGACGCCGGCATCCGCTACGATGAGCGGCTGGAGCAGGACATGATCGCCGTGCCGATCGGCCCGCGCCAGCAGCGCTTCGCCACGGCGGCGGCCCCTGCCTATCTCGGGCGCCACGGCACGCCGGCGCATCCGCGCGACCTGCTCGATCATGCCTGTTTGCGGGGGCGATCGCCGAGCGGTACGATGGAGCCGTGGGAATATGAGCGCGACGGGGAGATCGTTCGCGTCGATCCGACAGGACCGCTGGTCGTGCAGATCGGCGCGGCGGTCGAACTCGCGGTCGATGCGGCGCTCGCGGGCTCGGGCATCATCTGCCTGTTCGAGGAATGGCTGCGCCCGCATCTCGATTCCGGCACTTTGATGCCGGTGCTGGAGGAATGGTGGCAGCCCTTTTCGGGACCGTTCCTGTATTATGCCGGCCGCCGCAACCTGCCTG
- a CDS encoding aldo/keto reductase family oxidoreductase, translating to MTDIGKAGTYRLGDAQVKRIGYGAMQLAGPGVFGPPKDRDAALAVLRTAVAAGVDHIDTSDFYGPHITNQLIREALSPYSDDLTIVTKIGAVRGADASWNPALSAEELAQAVHDNLRNLGVEVLDVVNLRLMFGEGHGPAEGSLEAPLTALVALQQQGLVRHIGLSNVTAAQVAEGRKIAEIVCVQNQYNLAHRDDDALIDELAAAGIAYVPFFPLGGFSPLQSGALDDVAADVGATPMQVALAWLLQRSPNILVIAGTSSVVHLRENLAVADLVLPASALTALYAIGVSPAART from the coding sequence ATGACGGATATCGGCAAGGCAGGGACTTATCGGCTCGGCGACGCTCAGGTGAAGCGGATCGGCTATGGCGCGATGCAGTTGGCGGGCCCGGGGGTGTTCGGTCCGCCTAAGGATCGCGACGCAGCGTTGGCCGTGTTGCGTACCGCCGTGGCGGCCGGCGTCGATCATATCGACACCAGCGACTTTTACGGGCCGCACATCACCAACCAGCTGATCCGCGAGGCGCTGTCGCCTTATTCGGACGACCTGACGATCGTCACCAAGATCGGTGCGGTGCGCGGCGCCGATGCCTCATGGAACCCGGCGCTGTCCGCCGAGGAGCTGGCCCAGGCGGTACATGACAATCTGCGCAACCTAGGCGTCGAGGTGCTCGATGTCGTCAATCTGCGGCTGATGTTCGGGGAAGGACACGGCCCCGCCGAAGGTTCGCTCGAGGCACCATTGACTGCGCTCGTCGCGCTTCAGCAGCAGGGTCTGGTGCGCCATATCGGCCTTAGCAACGTGACCGCGGCCCAAGTCGCAGAAGGGCGCAAGATCGCCGAGATCGTCTGCGTGCAGAACCAGTATAACCTCGCGCACCGCGACGATGACGCGCTGATCGACGAGTTGGCGGCGGCAGGGATTGCTTACGTCCCCTTCTTCCCACTCGGGGGATTTTCGCCGCTACAGTCCGGCGCGCTGGATGACGTGGCAGCGGACGTGGGTGCTACGCCGATGCAGGTGGCGCTTGCTTGGCTGCTGCAACGGTCGCCGAACATCCTCGTGATTGCGGGCACATCGTCGGTCGTGCACCTGCGCGAGAACCTGGCCGTTGCGGATCTCGTGCTGCCGGCATCGGCGCTGACCGCGCTGTACGCGATCGGAGTCAGTCCAGCGGCACGAACCTGA
- a CDS encoding cytochrome P450: protein MALAHSFKANPHWLPRQAKGVLDTIPGENGLPFVGNTLRLLKDPVAFGRRMAKTYGPVYRNNTFGGPNIVLIGPEANELVLFDRDKIFSSEQGWGPMLNLLFPRGLMLMDFDHHRADRKVLSVAFKPEPMRHYAEQMNAGIARQVSGWGGRPIRFYDAIKALTLDLAADSFFGMPLGPEADRINQAFVDEVQASIDPIRRPLPGTKMRRGVKARTYLIALFEREIPKRRAGEGQDFFSQFCRAVDDEGRPLSDAAIADHMNFLMMAAHDTITSSATSLVMLLGRNPEWQERIRAEILALGRDDVAGIPHSQLDRLVLTEQAFKEALRLIPPVPSLPRRALKPFSFGGYDIPAGTNVGINVGYTHRMPEHWPDPDTFDPLRFAPEAVRARHKYAWVPFGGGAHMCLGLHFATMQIKLLMAHLLGRYRIELDAGSGDQWQAWPIPKPRDGLPLRFVPLD from the coding sequence GTGGCGCTCGCACACAGCTTCAAGGCCAATCCACATTGGCTGCCACGGCAGGCGAAAGGCGTACTCGATACGATCCCGGGCGAGAACGGCCTGCCCTTCGTCGGCAACACGCTCCGGTTGCTGAAGGATCCCGTCGCCTTCGGCAGGCGGATGGCGAAGACCTATGGCCCGGTCTATCGCAACAACACGTTCGGCGGCCCCAACATCGTGCTGATCGGCCCGGAGGCCAACGAACTCGTCCTGTTCGATCGCGACAAGATCTTCTCGTCGGAACAAGGCTGGGGCCCGATGCTCAACCTGCTGTTCCCGCGCGGGCTGATGCTGATGGATTTCGACCATCACCGCGCCGATCGCAAGGTCCTGTCGGTGGCGTTCAAGCCCGAACCGATGCGGCATTATGCCGAGCAGATGAATGCCGGCATCGCGCGGCAGGTCAGCGGCTGGGGCGGACGCCCGATCCGCTTCTACGACGCGATCAAGGCACTGACGCTCGATCTCGCTGCCGACAGCTTCTTCGGCATGCCGCTCGGGCCCGAGGCGGATCGCATCAACCAGGCGTTCGTCGACGAAGTACAGGCCTCGATCGATCCGATCCGCCGGCCGCTGCCCGGCACCAAGATGCGACGCGGGGTCAAGGCCCGCACCTACCTGATCGCCTTGTTCGAGCGCGAGATACCGAAGCGACGTGCCGGCGAAGGCCAGGATTTCTTCTCGCAATTCTGCCGTGCGGTGGATGACGAAGGCCGCCCATTGTCCGATGCGGCGATCGCCGATCACATGAACTTCCTGATGATGGCGGCACACGACACGATCACGTCATCGGCAACCAGCCTGGTCATGCTGCTCGGGCGCAACCCCGAGTGGCAGGAACGGATCCGCGCGGAAATCCTGGCGCTGGGCCGCGACGATGTGGCGGGCATCCCGCATAGCCAGCTCGACCGCCTGGTACTCACCGAACAAGCGTTCAAGGAAGCGCTGCGGCTGATCCCGCCGGTGCCGTCGCTCCCGCGCCGTGCGCTGAAACCGTTCAGCTTTGGCGGCTATGACATTCCGGCGGGCACTAATGTCGGCATCAATGTCGGCTACACCCACCGCATGCCCGAGCATTGGCCCGACCCGGACACGTTCGATCCGCTACGCTTCGCGCCTGAGGCGGTCCGCGCGCGCCATAAATATGCCTGGGTGCCGTTCGGTGGCGGCGCGCACATGTGCCTTGGGCTACATTTCGCGACGATGCAGATCAAGCTGCTGATGGCGCATCTGCTCGGCCGCTACCGGATCGAACTGGACGCGGGATCGGGCGACCAATGGCAGGCCTGGCCGATCCCCAAGCCCCGCGACGGGCTGCCGCTCAGGTTCGTGCCGCTGGACTGA
- the ribH gene encoding 6,7-dimethyl-8-ribityllumazine synthase: MANILIVEARFYDHLNDLLLEGARAAIEAAGHKHETITVPGALEVPGAIALASDSGRYAAYVALGVVIRGETYHFEIVAGESARGLMALSMDGLAIGNGILTTENEAQALTRAKKDEKDKGGEAAKAALAMLALQGKFAR, encoded by the coding sequence TTGGCCAATATCCTGATCGTCGAGGCACGCTTCTACGACCATCTGAACGACCTGCTGCTGGAGGGCGCGCGCGCCGCGATCGAGGCGGCGGGCCATAAGCACGAGACGATCACCGTCCCCGGCGCGCTGGAAGTGCCCGGTGCGATCGCGCTCGCCTCAGATAGCGGGCGCTATGCCGCCTATGTCGCGCTTGGCGTGGTGATTCGCGGCGAGACCTATCATTTCGAGATCGTCGCCGGCGAAAGCGCGCGCGGGTTGATGGCGCTGTCGATGGATGGCCTCGCGATCGGCAATGGCATCCTCACCACCGAGAACGAGGCCCAGGCGCTGACCCGCGCCAAGAAGGACGAGAAGGACAAAGGCGGCGAGGCAGCCAAAGCGGCGCTCGCTATGCTCGCGCTGCAAGGCAAGTTCGCCCGGTGA
- the ribB gene encoding 3,4-dihydroxy-2-butanone-4-phosphate synthase produces the protein MSTILIQKLRNLVTDGGMSRSGLARAAGLHANTLRDLDQPDWNPTADTLRKLETFIFANDDTPALVSIEEIIDEARNGRMFILVDDENRENEGDLIIPAQMATPDAINFMATHGRGLICLALGKTRIDTLGLELMSRANGTRHETAFTTSIEARDGVTTGISAADRARTISVAIDASKGKDDIVTPGHVFPLVARDGGVLVRAGHTEAAVDVARLAGLNASGVICEIMRDDGTMARMDDLVAFARLHNLKIGTIRDLIAYRRRHDHLVEKRAEMTFDSKWGGDWRAMTFFNKASGDETIALVKGHIDPSKPTLVRMHTASFFVDMFGEQNERSGLLSRSMEMIAEAGSGVIVVINRPMKDSISRFIRLRGEGKGAGAPEVEELRDYGVGAQILAELGVEEMILLTNTHHTLVGLEGYGLSIVGERPIPGTGGD, from the coding sequence ATGAGTACGATCCTGATCCAGAAGCTGCGCAACCTCGTCACCGATGGTGGCATGTCGCGCTCCGGTCTCGCCCGCGCGGCGGGGCTGCATGCCAATACGCTGCGCGATCTCGACCAGCCGGACTGGAATCCGACCGCCGATACGTTGCGCAAGCTGGAGACCTTCATCTTCGCCAATGACGACACGCCGGCCTTGGTGTCGATCGAGGAGATCATCGACGAGGCGCGCAATGGCCGGATGTTCATCCTGGTCGATGACGAGAATCGCGAGAATGAAGGCGACCTGATCATCCCGGCGCAGATGGCGACACCCGATGCGATCAACTTCATGGCCACGCATGGCCGTGGTCTGATCTGCCTGGCGCTCGGCAAGACACGGATCGATACGCTCGGCCTCGAACTGATGAGTCGCGCCAACGGCACGCGGCATGAAACCGCTTTCACCACCTCGATCGAGGCGCGCGATGGCGTGACGACGGGCATTTCCGCTGCCGACCGCGCGCGCACCATCTCGGTTGCGATCGATGCGTCGAAGGGCAAGGACGATATCGTCACGCCGGGCCACGTCTTCCCCTTGGTCGCGCGCGACGGCGGCGTGCTGGTGCGCGCCGGGCATACCGAGGCGGCGGTCGATGTCGCGCGGCTGGCCGGGCTCAACGCCTCGGGCGTGATCTGCGAGATCATGCGTGACGACGGCACGATGGCGCGGATGGACGATCTGGTCGCCTTCGCACGGCTGCACAATCTCAAGATCGGCACGATCCGCGACCTGATCGCCTATCGCCGCCGCCACGATCATCTGGTCGAAAAGCGCGCGGAGATGACGTTCGACAGCAAATGGGGCGGCGACTGGCGCGCGATGACCTTCTTCAACAAGGCCAGCGGTGACGAGACGATCGCCCTGGTCAAAGGCCATATCGATCCGAGCAAGCCGACATTGGTGCGCATGCACACCGCCTCCTTCTTCGTCGACATGTTCGGCGAGCAGAACGAACGGTCGGGATTGCTGTCGCGCTCAATGGAAATGATCGCCGAGGCGGGCAGCGGCGTGATCGTGGTGATCAATCGCCCGATGAAGGACAGCATCTCGCGCTTCATCCGCCTGCGCGGCGAAGGCAAGGGCGCCGGCGCACCCGAGGTCGAGGAATTACGCGATTACGGTGTCGGCGCGCAGATCCTGGCCGAACTCGGCGTCGAGGAAATGATCCTGCTCACCAACACGCACCACACATTGGTCGGGCTGGAAGGCTATGGCCTGTCGATCGTCGGCGAACGCCCGATTCCGGGCACGGGAGGAGACTGA
- a CDS encoding riboflavin synthase, translated as MFTGIVSDIGTISAVETVEDTRVTIHTVYDPATIDLGASIACSGVCLTVIDKGTDEDGNWFAVDVSGETIRRTAEGQWTAGRRLNLERALKLGEELGGHIVTGHVDGIGRIADITDEGGSKRIRIVAGPDIAPFVAEKGSITLDGVSLTVNDVEDAGGLLTIGVNIIPHTAAVTTFDGLAAGDAINIEIDVLARYLGRMKSLLPS; from the coding sequence ATGTTCACCGGCATCGTCAGCGACATCGGCACGATCTCCGCCGTGGAAACGGTGGAGGATACGCGCGTCACGATCCACACCGTCTACGATCCCGCCACGATCGATCTGGGCGCGTCGATCGCCTGTTCGGGCGTGTGCCTGACGGTGATTGACAAAGGCACCGACGAGGATGGCAATTGGTTCGCCGTGGACGTGTCGGGCGAGACGATCCGCCGCACCGCCGAAGGTCAATGGACGGCCGGGCGGCGCCTCAACCTGGAACGCGCGCTGAAGCTCGGCGAGGAATTGGGCGGGCATATCGTCACCGGGCATGTCGACGGTATCGGCCGGATCGCGGACATCACCGATGAGGGCGGATCGAAGCGTATCCGCATCGTTGCCGGCCCCGACATCGCACCGTTCGTTGCCGAAAAGGGTTCGATCACGCTCGATGGGGTGTCGCTGACCGTCAACGATGTCGAGGATGCGGGCGGGCTGTTGACGATCGGCGTCAACATCATCCCCCACACGGCAGCCGTGACGACGTTCGATGGCTTGGCTGCCGGTGATGCCATCAATATCGAGATCGACGTGCTGGCCCGCTATCTCGGTCGCATGAAGTCCCTCCTTCCAAGCTGA
- the ribD gene encoding bifunctional diaminohydroxyphosphoribosylaminopyrimidine deaminase/5-amino-6-(5-phosphoribosylamino)uracil reductase RibD, with protein sequence MAAALALGVRGRGRTAPNPAVGCIIAQGERIVGRGWTQPGGRPHAEAMALEQAGAESRGATVYTTLEPCAHVSPRGPACADLLVAAGVACVVVALRDPDVRTNGLGLDKVRAAGIVVTSGVLADEARRAMAGFLTRQARGRPFVTLKLALSLDGAVAMADGTSKWITEPEARAHAHLERSRHEAILVGRGTVDADAPTLDVRLPGLEDRSPRRVMLSSTLPRSCGGDDARSAWTVIDAPADIATLKGVDHLMVEGGIQTTAAFLRADLVDRLLLYRAPILIGGGRTLPDIGLADLPEAHARWTRTDTRRLGTDLLDVYERAHSLSGS encoded by the coding sequence ATGGCGGCGGCGCTGGCACTCGGCGTGCGCGGCCGCGGTCGCACCGCGCCGAACCCCGCGGTCGGCTGCATCATCGCGCAGGGCGAGCGGATCGTCGGCCGCGGCTGGACGCAGCCCGGCGGCCGGCCGCATGCCGAGGCAATGGCGTTGGAGCAAGCCGGCGCCGAGTCGCGCGGCGCGACTGTCTATACGACGCTGGAACCGTGCGCGCATGTGTCGCCGCGCGGACCGGCCTGTGCCGATCTGCTCGTGGCCGCCGGCGTCGCGTGTGTCGTCGTGGCGCTAAGAGATCCCGACGTGAGGACGAACGGCCTCGGCCTGGACAAGGTGCGCGCCGCGGGGATCGTGGTCACCAGCGGCGTGCTGGCGGACGAGGCGCGTCGCGCGATGGCGGGGTTCCTGACGCGCCAGGCGCGGGGTCGGCCGTTCGTCACGCTGAAGCTTGCGCTCTCGCTCGACGGCGCGGTTGCCATGGCTGATGGCACCAGCAAGTGGATCACCGAGCCCGAGGCGCGGGCGCATGCGCATCTCGAGCGCAGCCGGCACGAGGCCATCCTGGTTGGACGCGGCACGGTCGATGCCGATGCGCCGACGCTTGATGTGCGGCTGCCCGGGCTGGAGGATCGATCGCCGCGACGGGTAATGCTGTCGAGCACGCTTCCTCGCTCCTGTGGAGGTGACGACGCGCGTTCCGCGTGGACGGTCATCGACGCGCCAGCCGACATCGCGACGTTGAAGGGTGTCGACCACCTCATGGTCGAAGGCGGTATCCAGACCACGGCCGCGTTCCTCCGCGCCGATCTGGTCGACCGGTTGCTGCTGTATCGCGCGCCGATCCTGATCGGTGGCGGGCGCACGCTGCCGGATATCGGCCTTGCCGACCTGCCCGAGGCGCACGCCCGTTGGACGCGGACCGACACTCGCCGACTTGGCACCGACTTGCTCGACGTCTACGAGCGCGCCCATAGTCTCTCCGGGAGTTAG
- a CDS encoding energy transducer TonB codes for MYADRYGKPGIKPGALGVAVGLNGAIIAALIFSSPEILTHIDSKFEAINIPLPPKPQPISDKKPELKPRLKTEQRTVTPPPPERPTTTDSPRPDTSGFTIDPGPPGLDGGVIGGTGTVLPPYVPPHVPVLVGARPDPRFARALQPDYPPGERRAEREGRVTVRVLVGIDGRVKQVELVSAASDQFYEATRRQALEKWRFTPATRDGIPEEAWRTMSVTFVLANS; via the coding sequence ATGTATGCGGATCGTTACGGGAAGCCGGGGATCAAGCCCGGCGCGCTGGGTGTCGCGGTTGGGTTGAACGGGGCGATCATTGCCGCGTTGATCTTTTCATCGCCGGAAATCCTGACGCATATCGACTCCAAGTTCGAAGCTATCAACATTCCACTGCCGCCCAAGCCGCAGCCGATTTCGGACAAGAAGCCAGAGCTCAAACCGCGGCTCAAGACCGAGCAACGCACCGTGACACCGCCGCCGCCGGAGCGACCAACCACGACCGACAGCCCGAGGCCCGATACGAGCGGCTTCACCATTGATCCAGGCCCTCCCGGGCTCGATGGCGGGGTGATCGGCGGTACCGGTACCGTGCTGCCGCCCTATGTGCCGCCGCATGTGCCGGTTCTGGTCGGTGCCCGGCCCGATCCGCGCTTCGCCCGTGCGCTGCAGCCGGATTACCCGCCGGGAGAGCGTCGTGCCGAGCGCGAGGGGCGGGTCACCGTGCGCGTGCTGGTCGGCATCGATGGCCGGGTGAAGCAGGTCGAGCTGGTCAGCGCAGCGAGCGATCAATTCTACGAAGCGACGCGCCGGCAGGCGCTGGAGAAATGGCGGTTCACGCCGGCAACACGCGACGGCATACCCGAAGAAGCATGGCGCACGATGAGCGTCACGTTCGTACTCGCCAACAGCTGA
- a CDS encoding class I SAM-dependent methyltransferase — protein sequence MASSTDSVIDVYQRHGAAWARLRGDGLVEKKWLDRFCALVPTGAAVLDIGCGSGLPIARELILRGYDVTGLDATPTMLAQFQANLPNIAAHLGDMRELALGRRFAGLLAWDSFFHLSPSDQRGMFPRFQAHAAAGTALMFTSGDVEGVAMGELEGDPLYHGSLDAEEYRSLLDEAGFAVIAHAEKDPTCGFRTIWLARQRG from the coding sequence ATGGCGAGCAGCACCGACTCCGTGATCGATGTCTATCAGCGTCACGGCGCGGCCTGGGCGAGGCTGCGCGGCGATGGACTGGTCGAAAAAAAGTGGCTCGACCGCTTCTGCGCGCTGGTGCCGACGGGCGCGGCGGTGCTCGATATAGGATGCGGCTCCGGCCTGCCGATCGCACGCGAGCTGATCCTGCGCGGCTATGATGTCACCGGGTTGGACGCGACCCCGACGATGCTGGCGCAGTTCCAGGCCAACTTGCCCAACATCGCAGCCCATCTTGGCGACATGCGGGAACTCGCCCTCGGCCGACGGTTTGCGGGGCTGCTCGCCTGGGACAGCTTCTTTCATCTCTCCCCCAGCGATCAACGGGGCATGTTCCCGCGCTTCCAGGCACATGCCGCCGCTGGGACGGCATTGATGTTCACCAGTGGAGACGTCGAGGGCGTCGCTATGGGTGAGTTGGAGGGCGATCCTCTCTATCATGGTAGCCTGGATGCCGAGGAGTATCGCAGCTTGCTCGACGAGGCGGGCTTTGCCGTCATTGCGCATGCCGAGAAGGATCCGACCTGCGGTTTCCGTACGATCTGGCTGGCCCGACAACGCGGTTGA
- a CDS encoding glutamate--tRNA ligase, translating into MTIITRFAPSPTGRLHVGNIRTALHNWMWAHKNGGQFWLRIDDTDAERSEERYVDAIRADLAWLGLVPDGEERQSARFHRYEARLAALHAAGRAYPAYETAQELDLKRKIAAGRGLPPVYDRAALALSDDDRARLESEGVRPHWRFQLDHDTPIEWDDLIRGHQKFDAATMSDPVIRRADGSWLYMLPSAIDDAEMGVSHVVRGEDHVSNTALQLQMFDAMGAAPPAFAHEALLVGSEGKLSKRLGSLGVDAFREIGIEPEAVRALLARIGTSDPVEPIADPERLIETFDFARFGRAPARFDDAELAGLNAKIVHAMNYDIVAPRLPAGMGETEWLAVRPNLKTVAEAADWWAVIDGEVPGDIDDADRDFLAEAVRVAGTIDWSADPWHALTGTLKASTGRSGKALFLPLRRALTGRDHGPDMAALLPLIGQDRAVARLGS; encoded by the coding sequence ATGACCATCATCACCCGCTTCGCTCCCTCGCCTACCGGGCGCCTGCATGTCGGCAATATCCGCACGGCGCTGCACAACTGGATGTGGGCGCACAAGAATGGCGGGCAGTTCTGGCTACGGATCGACGATACCGACGCCGAGCGTAGCGAAGAACGGTATGTCGATGCTATTCGCGCCGATCTTGCCTGGCTCGGCCTCGTTCCCGACGGCGAGGAACGCCAGTCCGCACGGTTCCATCGCTACGAAGCGCGTCTTGCTGCGTTGCATGCCGCGGGCCGGGCCTATCCGGCGTACGAGACGGCGCAGGAGCTGGACCTGAAGCGCAAGATCGCCGCCGGACGCGGCCTGCCCCCGGTCTATGACCGCGCCGCATTGGCGCTGAGCGACGACGATCGCGCCCGTCTGGAGTCAGAAGGCGTACGGCCGCATTGGCGCTTCCAGCTGGATCACGACACGCCGATCGAATGGGACGATCTGATCCGCGGCCATCAGAAGTTCGATGCCGCGACGATGAGCGATCCGGTGATCCGCCGCGCCGACGGCTCGTGGCTGTACATGCTCCCCTCGGCGATCGACGATGCCGAGATGGGCGTCAGCCATGTCGTGCGTGGCGAGGACCATGTGTCCAACACTGCGCTGCAATTGCAGATGTTCGATGCGATGGGAGCCGCCCCGCCCGCATTCGCGCACGAGGCGCTGTTGGTGGGAAGCGAGGGCAAGCTCTCCAAGCGGCTGGGGTCACTGGGTGTCGATGCGTTTCGCGAGATCGGGATCGAGCCCGAGGCGGTGCGCGCATTGCTGGCGCGGATCGGCACCAGCGATCCGGTCGAGCCGATCGCCGACCCCGAGCGCCTGATCGAGACGTTCGACTTTGCGCGATTCGGCCGGGCGCCGGCGCGATTCGATGATGCGGAACTGGCGGGGCTCAACGCCAAGATCGTCCATGCGATGAACTATGATATTGTGGCGCCGCGCCTGCCCGCCGGCATGGGCGAGACGGAATGGCTGGCGGTCCGTCCCAATCTGAAGACGGTCGCCGAGGCGGCCGATTGGTGGGCGGTGATCGACGGTGAGGTGCCGGGCGACATCGACGACGCCGATCGCGACTTCCTGGCCGAAGCGGTGCGAGTCGCGGGCACGATCGATTGGTCGGCCGATCCCTGGCACGCGCTGACCGGCACGTTGAAGGCCTCCACCGGCCGGAGCGGCAAGGCACTGTTCCTCCCGCTGCGTCGCGCCTTGACCGGGCGCGATCACGGGCCGGACATGGCAGCGTTGCTGCCGCTTATCGGCCAAGACCGCGCAGTGGCACGGCTGGGGAGCTAA
- a CDS encoding electron transfer flavoprotein subunit alpha/FixB family protein, with product MKTLVWVEHDNAAVKDATLAAVTAASKLGEVHLLVIGQGVGAVAEAATKIAGVGKVHVADDAAYAHALAENVAPLIVQLMATHDAVLFPSTTNGKNIAPRVAALLDVMQISDILSVESEDTFTRPIYAGNAIATVQTKDAKKVITVRGTAFDKAEATGGSGTIEQVATTGDTGLSSYVGSEIAANERPELTSATIIVSGGRALGSGEQFHALIDPLADKLGAGVGASRAAVDAGYAPNDYQVGQTGKIVAPQVYVAVGISGAIQHLAGMKDSKVIIAINKDEDAPIFQVADIGLVGDLFKIVPELTEKL from the coding sequence ATGAAGACGCTCGTCTGGGTCGAACACGACAATGCTGCGGTCAAGGACGCGACGCTCGCTGCCGTAACGGCAGCATCGAAGCTCGGTGAGGTTCATCTGCTCGTCATCGGGCAAGGCGTGGGTGCCGTGGCCGAGGCCGCGACGAAGATCGCCGGCGTGGGCAAGGTCCATGTCGCCGACGATGCCGCTTATGCGCATGCGCTGGCCGAGAACGTCGCACCGCTCATCGTGCAGCTGATGGCGACGCACGATGCCGTGCTGTTTCCCTCCACCACCAACGGCAAGAACATCGCGCCGCGAGTCGCCGCCTTGCTCGACGTGATGCAGATCAGCGACATCCTGTCGGTCGAGTCGGAGGATACGTTCACCCGTCCGATCTATGCCGGCAATGCGATCGCCACCGTGCAAACCAAGGACGCCAAGAAGGTCATCACCGTGCGTGGTACCGCCTTTGACAAGGCCGAAGCAACAGGTGGTTCGGGCACGATCGAGCAGGTCGCCACCACCGGCGACACTGGCCTGTCGAGCTATGTCGGCAGCGAGATCGCCGCCAACGAGCGGCCGGAACTGACCAGCGCGACGATCATCGTTTCGGGTGGCCGTGCACTGGGTTCGGGCGAGCAGTTCCATGCGCTGATCGATCCGCTTGCCGACAAGCTGGGTGCTGGCGTCGGCGCGAGCCGTGCGGCGGTGGATGCGGGCTATGCCCCGAACGACTATCAGGTCGGGCAGACCGGCAAGATCGTCGCGCCGCAAGTCTATGTCGCGGTGGGCATTTCGGGCGCGATCCAACACCTTGCGGGGATGAAGGATTCCAAGGTGATCATCGCGATCAACAAGGACGAAGATGCGCCGATCTTCCAGGTCGCGGACATCGGCTTGGTCGGGGATCTCTTCAAGATCGTGCCTGAGCTGACCGAGAAGCTCTGA